One segment of Comamonas thiooxydans DNA contains the following:
- a CDS encoding chalcone isomerase family protein: MHDIRRRQALVWSASLLAPTMTLMTHNLLAATPAAPAELRSTLPSARLIGSGVLRFFGLRVYEARLWAQADFEPADYARQPFALELVYDRKLEGEAIAERSVAEMRRVGSFSEAQARQWLMMMKKAFPDVAAQDRLLGVTDGAGDVSFFHNGRETARLQDAEYARLFFGIWLSDQTSAPGLRAALLGKR; encoded by the coding sequence ATGCATGACATTCGACGGCGCCAAGCCCTGGTCTGGAGCGCCAGCCTTCTTGCTCCCACTATGACTCTAATGACCCACAACCTCTTGGCAGCTACGCCTGCCGCCCCTGCGGAGCTGCGCTCCACCCTGCCCTCGGCGCGCCTGATTGGAAGCGGCGTGCTGCGCTTTTTTGGTCTGCGGGTCTACGAGGCCCGTCTCTGGGCGCAGGCGGACTTCGAGCCGGCGGACTATGCACGCCAGCCGTTCGCGTTGGAGCTGGTCTATGACCGCAAGCTGGAGGGTGAGGCCATCGCCGAGCGATCGGTGGCCGAGATGCGGCGCGTGGGCAGCTTCTCCGAAGCACAGGCACGCCAATGGCTGATGATGATGAAGAAGGCCTTTCCTGATGTCGCTGCGCAGGATCGACTGCTGGGCGTGACTGACGGAGCCGGGGATGTGAGCTTTTTCCACAATGGACGCGAAACCGCACGCCTGCAGGATGCAGAGTACGCGCGCCTGTTTTTTGGTATCTGGCTGTCTGATCAGACTTCGGCGCCAGGCCTACGCGCTGCACTGCTGGGCAAGCGCTGA
- a CDS encoding MFS transporter, with translation MPSPSSAPSKPLPWRVGLAYGGLGVPLAFVSLPLYVNLPHHYAAVAGVPLAGLGAVLLATRALDAVLDPALGRMADRLLQSGLRAAWLAAVLGSVLMALGFAALWHPPNASQASLLGWLAASLLLCTLAYSAVSILHQAWGARWGGEPDWRARVTAWREGSTLAGVLLASVLPTWLGFDATSMVLMMALVLGLLGLHSLRRSSAIPASTVQLHTKPAMPSPWADASFRRLLSVFMLNGVAAAIPATLLPFFVMDRLHAPDLQPLLLLCYFGAAAAGLPLWVKAVSRWGLAPSWRAGMLASVIAFSITPWLGAGDSWIFTIICLTSGLALGADLALPGALLTGVIHESGQGGSAEGRYLGWWACAAKLNLALAAGLCLPLLAAMGYRSDTTDPAGLQALAWAYGGLPCLFKLMAWACLWRGERLHQSWRLK, from the coding sequence ATGCCCTCCCCCAGCTCAGCTCCATCCAAGCCGCTGCCCTGGCGTGTGGGGCTCGCTTATGGAGGTCTCGGCGTGCCGCTGGCATTCGTGTCGCTGCCGCTGTATGTCAACCTGCCTCATCACTATGCAGCGGTCGCCGGGGTGCCCTTGGCTGGCCTGGGGGCGGTACTGCTTGCCACCCGCGCTCTGGACGCGGTGCTCGACCCAGCCCTGGGACGCATGGCCGATCGCCTGCTGCAAAGCGGGCTGCGTGCCGCATGGCTGGCCGCGGTGCTCGGCAGCGTGCTCATGGCATTGGGCTTCGCTGCGCTGTGGCATCCTCCAAACGCCAGCCAAGCCAGTCTGCTGGGCTGGCTGGCTGCCAGCCTGCTGCTCTGCACTCTGGCCTATAGCGCCGTGAGCATCTTGCACCAGGCCTGGGGCGCGCGCTGGGGAGGTGAGCCTGATTGGCGCGCGCGCGTGACCGCTTGGCGCGAAGGTTCAACTCTCGCTGGCGTACTCCTAGCCAGCGTGCTGCCCACCTGGCTGGGTTTTGATGCAACCAGCATGGTGCTCATGATGGCGCTTGTCCTGGGCTTGCTAGGGCTGCATAGCCTGCGACGGTCCAGTGCGATACCGGCGTCCACCGTACAACTGCACACCAAGCCTGCTATGCCCTCACCATGGGCGGACGCAAGTTTTCGCAGACTGCTATCTGTATTCATGCTCAACGGCGTGGCAGCAGCAATACCCGCCACACTGCTGCCGTTCTTCGTGATGGATCGCTTGCATGCGCCGGATCTGCAGCCACTACTTCTATTGTGCTATTTCGGTGCCGCCGCTGCGGGATTGCCACTGTGGGTGAAGGCTGTCTCGCGCTGGGGGCTGGCGCCCAGTTGGCGCGCCGGCATGCTGGCGAGCGTGATCGCATTTTCCATCACCCCCTGGCTCGGGGCCGGCGACAGCTGGATCTTCACCATCATCTGTCTGACAAGCGGATTGGCCCTCGGGGCAGATCTGGCGCTGCCTGGGGCTTTACTGACCGGCGTCATCCACGAGTCTGGCCAAGGAGGCTCTGCAGAGGGACGCTATCTAGGTTGGTGGGCCTGTGCTGCCAAGCTCAATCTGGCATTGGCAGCTGGACTGTGCCTGCCGCTTCTTGCCGCAATGGGATACCGCAGCGACACGACCGACCCTGCCGGCTTGCAGGCACTGGCATGGGCATATGGAGGCCTTCCCTGCCTGTTCAAACTGATGGCCTGGGCTTGCCTGTGGCGTGGCGAGCGCCTGCACCAATCTTGGAGACTGAAATGA
- a CDS encoding DUF3833 domain-containing protein: protein MKSMTSTFSFLPWRRAAIGLTFMGMLAGCAGPSVQEYTQERPELDLRQYFNGPLTAHGLFTDRSGKVVKRFTVRMTGQWNGDEGVLDEHFVYSDGSTQQRIWHLKYLGDGRYSGHADDVVGQAQGQTAGNAFHWNYVLALPVDGKVWNVSMDDWMYLMDGRTMLNRAAMSKFGVHLGDVTLSFVKE from the coding sequence ATGAAATCCATGACAAGTACTTTCTCATTCCTGCCTTGGCGCCGCGCCGCAATAGGACTGACGTTCATGGGAATGCTGGCCGGCTGCGCGGGTCCGTCTGTGCAGGAATATACCCAGGAGCGCCCAGAACTGGATCTGCGTCAGTACTTCAACGGACCATTGACCGCTCACGGCTTGTTCACGGACAGATCCGGAAAAGTGGTCAAGCGCTTCACTGTGCGCATGACAGGCCAATGGAACGGCGACGAAGGCGTGCTCGACGAGCACTTTGTCTACAGCGACGGCAGCACGCAGCAGCGCATCTGGCATCTGAAATATCTGGGTGATGGCCGCTATAGCGGGCACGCAGACGATGTGGTGGGGCAGGCTCAGGGCCAGACGGCCGGCAACGCCTTCCATTGGAACTATGTACTGGCCCTGCCCGTGGACGGCAAGGTCTGGAACGTGAGTATGGATGACTGGATGTATCTGATGGATGGGCGCACCATGCTCAACCGTGCTGCCATGAGCAAATTCGGTGTTCATCTGGGCGATGTGACTCTGTCCTTCGTCAAGGAGTAA
- a CDS encoding SDR family oxidoreductase, translated as MSLLHARLNPPLSHWQGKCAWIVGASSGIGRATSEALHAQGARVIVSARDAVALHSLTLGRSGFLVLPLDVTQPETMAEATATVKAYAGAPDLVLYCAGRYRPQRATAFDLLEMQQHLAVNYVGALQLLDAVMPMLLEAGRGHLALVGSVAGYRGLPMSLAYGPTKAALNNLAENLYLDLHPRGLGVSIINPGFVDTPLTAQNSFKMPALISPEEAAQHILRGWRLGHFEMNFPRRFTRWVKLMRCLPDSWYFSAVRRVTGM; from the coding sequence ATGTCGCTGCTGCACGCAAGGCTCAATCCGCCGCTGTCCCACTGGCAAGGGAAATGTGCCTGGATAGTCGGCGCTTCTTCAGGCATAGGGCGAGCCACCTCAGAGGCTCTACATGCGCAAGGCGCTCGGGTCATCGTATCGGCCAGAGATGCAGTTGCTCTGCATTCCTTGACCCTAGGCCGCAGCGGCTTTCTGGTCCTGCCGCTGGATGTCACCCAGCCCGAGACCATGGCTGAGGCCACTGCGACGGTGAAAGCTTATGCAGGGGCGCCGGATCTGGTGCTGTATTGCGCAGGCCGGTACAGACCGCAACGCGCGACAGCTTTCGATCTGCTGGAGATGCAGCAGCATCTGGCGGTCAACTATGTCGGCGCTCTGCAACTGCTGGACGCTGTCATGCCGATGCTGCTGGAGGCCGGGCGTGGTCACCTGGCTCTGGTCGGCAGTGTGGCCGGCTACCGGGGCCTGCCCATGTCCCTGGCCTATGGGCCCACCAAAGCCGCGCTCAACAACCTGGCAGAGAACCTCTATCTGGATCTGCACCCTCGGGGCCTTGGAGTCTCCATCATCAATCCCGGTTTTGTGGATACCCCTTTGACCGCACAAAACAGCTTCAAGATGCCGGCTCTCATCAGCCCTGAAGAAGCCGCTCAGCATATCTTGCGCGGCTGGAGGCTGGGGCATTTCGAAATGAACTTTCCCCGTCGCTTCACGCGCTGGGTGAAGCTCATGCGCTGCCTGCCCGATAGCTGGTATTTCTCGGCGGTACGTCGTGTCACCGGAATGTGA
- a CDS encoding lipocalin family protein, with the protein MDPVSHFDINRYLGTWYELARIDHHFEKNLIQVAARYQLNADGSISVLNRGFDARKQEWRKAEGKAHFLGPSNVAALKVSFFGPFYGGYNVVSLDDEYQTSLVIGGSLDYFWLLSRQKSIPEEQLHLLLLKAKSFGVDLSRVIRVPQ; encoded by the coding sequence GTGGATCCGGTGAGCCATTTCGATATCAATCGTTATCTTGGAACTTGGTATGAGCTGGCCCGCATTGATCACCACTTTGAGAAAAATCTGATCCAAGTGGCAGCACGTTATCAGCTCAACGCGGATGGCAGCATTTCCGTGCTGAATCGAGGATTTGACGCGCGCAAGCAGGAATGGCGCAAAGCCGAGGGGAAAGCCCACTTTTTAGGACCGTCCAATGTAGCGGCACTGAAAGTCTCGTTTTTTGGCCCGTTTTACGGCGGCTATAACGTTGTCAGCCTAGACGACGAATACCAGACCTCTCTGGTCATAGGCGGTAGCCTGGATTACTTTTGGCTGCTGTCGCGCCAGAAGTCCATCCCAGAGGAGCAACTTCATTTGCTGCTGCTAAAGGCTAAAAGTTTCGGCGTAGATCTCAGTCGTGTAATCCGGGTGCCCCAATAG
- a CDS encoding NAD(P)/FAD-dependent oxidoreductase — protein sequence MTSHPTAGSTAHRIAIIGAGTAGLSCAQFLAHAGHQVHVFDKSRGPSGRMSTRRSSDSDANWQCDHGAQYFTAHDADFRAQVATWEQAGAVASWSARIGSYDGQRFMLQTSAGQRFVGTPRMTSPAAHSVRCMTGSPNPVRFQWQSTIEPLQADMGDGWLLRSLEHGTESLRYQTLLLAVPAPQAAQLLAGVSSEATTLSNNTRMRACWSVMVRCAHPVPLPVDGCLVEHSPLHWIARDSSKPGRIGPETWLLHASGRWSEAHVEDDAASVTAVLLKAFAKLGGPDPASVQATAHRWRYADTANPLNMGSWWDAAASLGMSGDWLHNGTVEGAWLSGISLARHVHMALLAHAG from the coding sequence ATGACTTCTCACCCTACAGCGGGCAGCACCGCCCACCGCATTGCCATCATTGGCGCCGGTACGGCAGGGCTCAGCTGTGCACAGTTCTTGGCCCATGCCGGGCACCAGGTGCATGTGTTTGACAAAAGCCGTGGTCCTTCGGGGCGCATGAGCACGCGTCGCAGCAGCGATAGCGATGCGAACTGGCAGTGCGATCATGGCGCCCAGTACTTCACGGCGCACGATGCGGATTTCCGCGCCCAGGTAGCAACGTGGGAACAAGCCGGGGCTGTAGCTTCATGGTCCGCCCGCATCGGCAGCTACGATGGGCAACGCTTCATGCTTCAAACCAGCGCCGGGCAGCGCTTTGTCGGCACTCCGCGCATGACCTCGCCTGCTGCACATTCGGTGCGCTGCATGACGGGCAGTCCCAACCCGGTACGCTTTCAATGGCAATCCACCATCGAGCCATTGCAGGCCGATATGGGCGATGGCTGGCTGCTGCGCAGCCTCGAACACGGCACCGAGTCCTTGCGCTACCAAACCTTACTGCTGGCTGTGCCCGCACCGCAGGCCGCGCAGTTGCTGGCTGGCGTGTCTTCTGAAGCCACCACTCTGTCAAACAATACCCGGATGCGCGCCTGCTGGTCGGTTATGGTGCGCTGCGCCCACCCGGTGCCACTTCCGGTGGACGGCTGCTTGGTCGAGCACAGCCCCCTGCACTGGATTGCGCGCGACAGCAGCAAGCCCGGGCGCATCGGCCCCGAAACCTGGCTGTTGCACGCCAGCGGCAGATGGAGCGAGGCACATGTGGAAGACGACGCAGCCTCGGTAACAGCTGTCCTGTTAAAGGCCTTTGCGAAACTGGGCGGCCCCGATCCGGCCAGCGTGCAGGCGACGGCCCACCGCTGGCGCTATGCCGACACGGCCAACCCGCTGAACATGGGCTCCTGGTGGGACGCGGCTGCCAGTTTGGGGATGAGCGGTGACTGGCTGCACAACGGCACCGTGGAAGGCGCCTGGCTCAGCGGCATCAGCTTGGCCCGCCATGTCCATATGGCACTGCTCGCCCATGCCGGATAA
- a CDS encoding sensor domain-containing diguanylate cyclase, which produces MLVRTMWTDWQDVRRAEFGLEAMELAYAAMKVAEHASAERGPAIPVLNDPPSDVLRKRLTQFQLETDAAFDVALTRLRRREEAELLTALPVLERARTQMQAARQELERVAALPQAERAAVDKRRTRQVIDQMFEVVDTVLEAITLLSASAERIHPSLSLPLVGARYAAELREHAGRLGSQFTAPLASGSPLGPQERDGIPRMLGRIEQLKALLDVKARTSLSDPRIDAALQAQQERYFGQSLPFIAEITARGLAGLPYGMDSAQFVSRHVPGMRSIVDLRDTLHEVGREQTLEKVAAAWRRLRVNALIGCCILVLEVGVFITLRRRVLSPLLLITQHMMELMRGRLNRQLPAVQRSDEIGELQAAVHALQASLQRTQELEAEREALITELRQLSHRDHLTGLMNRRAFDDQAPAQLAQAERHRWPLALMLFDLDHFKRINDQHGHETGDQLLQHAAQLAQAQLRRGDLLARYGGEEFIALLPDCDDKAALALAERLRQAMQQPLHRPDGSMLNLSASFGLAVQPAGLQSSLPELFSRADTALYAAKAKGRNQVQLAL; this is translated from the coding sequence ATGCTGGTGCGCACTATGTGGACCGACTGGCAGGACGTGCGCCGTGCTGAATTCGGACTGGAGGCGATGGAGCTGGCCTATGCTGCCATGAAGGTCGCCGAACACGCCTCGGCCGAGCGAGGTCCTGCTATCCCGGTACTCAACGATCCGCCCTCGGACGTTTTGCGCAAGCGCCTGACGCAGTTCCAGTTGGAGACCGATGCGGCCTTCGATGTGGCGCTGACGCGGCTGCGCCGACGTGAGGAAGCCGAGCTGCTGACTGCCCTGCCGGTGTTGGAGCGGGCGCGCACGCAGATGCAGGCAGCCCGGCAAGAGCTTGAGCGGGTGGCGGCCCTTCCCCAGGCTGAGCGCGCGGCCGTCGATAAACGCCGCACCCGTCAGGTCATCGACCAGATGTTCGAGGTCGTCGACACGGTGCTAGAGGCGATTACCCTGCTTTCGGCCAGTGCCGAGCGCATCCATCCCAGCCTGTCGCTGCCGCTGGTTGGCGCGCGCTACGCCGCTGAGCTGCGTGAGCATGCTGGCCGCTTGGGCTCGCAATTCACCGCGCCGCTGGCCAGCGGTTCGCCCCTCGGCCCGCAAGAGCGCGACGGCATTCCTCGAATGCTCGGCCGCATCGAGCAGCTCAAGGCTCTGCTGGATGTAAAGGCGCGCACCAGCCTCTCTGATCCGCGCATTGACGCCGCGCTGCAGGCCCAGCAGGAACGCTATTTCGGTCAAAGTTTGCCCTTTATCGCCGAAATTACCGCTCGAGGCCTTGCCGGCCTGCCCTATGGCATGGACTCGGCACAGTTTGTCTCCCGCCATGTCCCGGGGATGCGCAGCATCGTCGATCTGCGGGACACTCTGCACGAGGTAGGCCGCGAACAGACGCTGGAGAAGGTGGCGGCAGCCTGGCGGCGGCTGCGCGTAAACGCGCTGATTGGATGCTGCATCCTGGTGCTGGAGGTTGGCGTTTTCATCACGCTGCGCCGCCGTGTGCTGTCGCCCCTGCTGCTCATCACCCAGCATATGATGGAACTGATGCGTGGCCGGCTGAACCGGCAGCTACCTGCGGTCCAGCGCAGCGACGAGATCGGCGAGCTGCAGGCCGCAGTGCATGCGTTGCAGGCCAGCCTGCAACGAACCCAGGAGCTGGAGGCCGAGCGCGAGGCCCTGATTACCGAGCTTCGCCAGCTCAGCCACCGCGACCATCTGACCGGGCTGATGAATCGCCGTGCCTTCGACGATCAGGCGCCGGCCCAACTGGCCCAGGCCGAACGTCATCGTTGGCCGCTGGCGCTGATGCTGTTCGATTTGGACCATTTCAAGCGCATCAACGATCAGCATGGTCACGAGACCGGCGACCAGTTGCTACAGCATGCGGCGCAACTCGCGCAGGCCCAACTGCGCAGAGGCGATCTGCTGGCCCGCTATGGTGGCGAGGAGTTCATCGCGCTGCTGCCCGATTGCGATGACAAAGCGGCACTGGCCCTGGCCGAGCGCTTGCGCCAAGCCATGCAGCAGCCGCTGCACCGGCCCGATGGCAGCATGCTAAACCTGAGCGCCAGCTTTGGTCTTGCGGTGCAGCCGGCTGGTCTCCAGTCCTCGCTGCCCGAACTCTTCAGCCGTGCCGACACCGCCCTCTACGCAGCTAAGGCCAAAGGCCGCAACCAGGTGCAGTTGGCTCTCTGA
- a CDS encoding GNAT family N-acetyltransferase: MILEFKRLTEIDLIDIISLNNNPDVLRQMPLGSANFDLSKAKEWVQQKDVQWQQYGYGPWAFLINQKFAGWGGLQYEKGDADLALVLHPDFWGSGKAIYHEIVKRAFTSLRLESITILLPPSRTKIKGIFRLGFQPDGEVNIEGTRFQRFRLYAPNGPVPSVS, from the coding sequence ATGATCTTGGAATTCAAGCGCCTTACAGAAATCGACCTGATAGACATCATTTCGCTCAACAACAATCCCGATGTGCTACGGCAAATGCCGCTTGGAAGTGCAAATTTCGATCTTTCGAAGGCAAAAGAATGGGTCCAGCAAAAAGACGTACAGTGGCAACAATATGGCTACGGTCCGTGGGCATTTCTAATTAATCAGAAATTTGCTGGTTGGGGTGGCCTGCAATACGAGAAAGGCGATGCGGACCTGGCTTTAGTGCTTCATCCTGATTTTTGGGGGAGTGGAAAAGCGATTTATCACGAGATCGTTAAACGGGCATTCACCTCTCTGAGGCTGGAGTCCATCACAATTCTGCTTCCCCCCTCAAGGACAAAAATCAAAGGGATTTTCAGGCTAGGCTTCCAGCCTGACGGCGAAGTAAACATTGAAGGTACTCGCTTTCAGCGTTTTCGCCTTTATGCGCCCAACGGCCCCGTTCCGTCAGTTAGCTGA
- a CDS encoding ferric reductase-like transmembrane domain-containing protein, whose translation MRRSIFLVLTSFFVIWAVEAFWLSPSPSGDFLWVARQEGMLLTGILALGAMTAIMVLALRPRWVESPLGGMDKAYRLHKWLGIIAIALSLAHWLVKQSKPLIATAIGSTGRLTKVPVPEWVSLLKPYAKTLGEWTFYALILMLVITLARRAVPYKRWYWFHRFMPLAYLILVFHGIVLTPPGYWSGVGGWLLALTMALGVVAAVMQLVRDLRSRYPHAGTVLSCTQLGDVLEVQCRMDDSWPGHAAGQFAFLRLPGEKEAHPFTLSDADQQDHVVRFHIKQLGDWTRSLPERLQPGIVVELDGPYGRFVPPDHDDGAVHVWVGAGVGATPFLSWLGQLHHDGHAPQAWLQYACQHATDPLAQALEEAATLHPDVHLDIFADGHRWTPKEVLQRYQADKPLQVWFCGPASMGKQLEQALEQSLPTASWQLHREHFEFR comes from the coding sequence ATGCGCCGTTCTATTTTTCTTGTTCTAACTTCTTTCTTTGTGATCTGGGCCGTCGAGGCTTTTTGGTTGTCGCCATCCCCTTCGGGTGATTTTTTGTGGGTGGCACGCCAAGAAGGCATGCTTCTGACCGGTATTCTGGCTTTGGGGGCCATGACGGCCATCATGGTCTTGGCGTTGCGCCCTCGCTGGGTGGAGTCGCCTTTGGGTGGCATGGATAAGGCCTACCGTTTGCACAAATGGCTGGGCATCATTGCCATTGCGTTGAGCTTGGCGCATTGGCTGGTCAAGCAGTCCAAGCCCCTCATCGCGACGGCTATTGGCAGCACTGGCAGGCTGACCAAGGTGCCCGTGCCCGAGTGGGTCAGCCTCCTAAAGCCCTATGCCAAAACCTTGGGCGAATGGACCTTTTATGCATTGATCCTGATGCTGGTCATTACGCTGGCTCGTCGCGCAGTTCCCTACAAACGCTGGTACTGGTTTCATCGATTCATGCCTCTGGCATATCTGATACTGGTGTTTCATGGCATTGTGCTGACTCCTCCTGGCTATTGGAGCGGAGTGGGCGGCTGGCTGCTGGCGTTGACAATGGCCCTCGGCGTCGTTGCCGCCGTGATGCAACTGGTGCGTGACCTGCGATCGCGCTATCCCCATGCGGGCACCGTACTGTCATGCACGCAGCTCGGTGATGTGCTGGAGGTGCAATGCCGTATGGATGATTCCTGGCCAGGCCATGCTGCGGGGCAATTCGCCTTTTTGCGCCTGCCAGGGGAGAAAGAGGCGCACCCGTTCACGCTGTCCGATGCGGATCAGCAAGATCATGTCGTGCGCTTTCACATCAAACAATTGGGCGACTGGACTCGCAGCCTGCCCGAGCGTCTGCAGCCCGGCATCGTTGTGGAGCTGGACGGTCCTTATGGCCGCTTTGTGCCTCCAGATCACGACGATGGTGCCGTGCATGTATGGGTTGGCGCAGGCGTTGGCGCGACTCCTTTTCTTTCCTGGCTAGGCCAGCTTCACCATGACGGCCATGCCCCACAGGCCTGGCTGCAATACGCCTGCCAGCATGCGACCGATCCTCTTGCTCAAGCTCTGGAAGAGGCTGCGACGCTTCATCCCGATGTGCATCTGGATATCTTTGCCGACGGCCATCGCTGGACGCCCAAAGAGGTGCTTCAACGTTATCAGGCCGACAAGCCATTGCAGGTGTGGTTCTGTGGCCCAGCTTCCATGGGCAAGCAGTTGGAGCAAGCACTGGAGCAATCGTTGCCAACTGCTAGCTGGCAATTGCACAGGGAGCACTTCGAGTTTCGTTGA
- a CDS encoding DUF3455 domain-containing protein: MSTTRFAYRLAAFAAVTSAAALLAACGSMKSPASNFSQASLPAPIQVPAGHKVAWETVGSGDITYECRDKANAPGQTEWVFVGPDAVLKDRSGKTVGRYYGPPATWEANDGSKLTATQLAVAPSSPGSLPYQLVKANPAMGAGALVDVSYIQRVALQGGVAPADKPCTTATKGQKTMVKYQADYIFWKPTM, encoded by the coding sequence ATGTCGACCACTCGCTTCGCATACCGCCTCGCCGCCTTTGCTGCCGTCACTTCCGCTGCAGCCCTGCTCGCTGCATGCGGCTCGATGAAGTCACCAGCCAGCAACTTCTCTCAGGCTTCACTGCCTGCTCCCATCCAGGTTCCCGCCGGTCACAAGGTAGCCTGGGAAACGGTTGGCAGTGGCGACATCACCTATGAGTGCCGGGACAAGGCCAATGCACCTGGCCAAACCGAATGGGTCTTTGTTGGTCCCGATGCGGTGTTGAAAGATCGCTCCGGCAAGACTGTGGGCCGCTACTACGGACCTCCCGCAACCTGGGAAGCCAATGACGGATCCAAGCTCACAGCTACGCAACTCGCAGTAGCACCCTCCAGCCCTGGCAGCTTGCCCTATCAGTTGGTAAAGGCCAATCCCGCCATGGGGGCCGGCGCGCTGGTAGACGTGAGCTACATTCAGCGCGTCGCACTCCAAGGGGGTGTTGCCCCTGCAGACAAACCCTGCACCACCGCCACCAAAGGCCAGAAGACCATGGTCAAGTACCAGGCCGACTACATCTTCTGGAAACCCACGATGTAA
- a CDS encoding sigma-70 family RNA polymerase sigma factor has product MPPAAALQDDAFDHDAALQACARGDREALRSIYERETRYLLGVALRIVRDRATAEDVLHDAFVSIWERASSFDASRGAGRGWIYSIVRHAALNRVRDSARETMLDEPATAHLDAQAAFAAWQESGDEVARQASLGRLGHCLDGLEPARRACLLHAYVDGCSHSEIAERVKAPLGTVKAWIQRGLRALRECMQ; this is encoded by the coding sequence GTGCCGCCTGCTGCCGCCCTCCAAGACGACGCTTTCGACCATGACGCTGCGCTTCAGGCCTGTGCGCGAGGTGATCGCGAAGCCCTGCGCAGCATCTATGAGCGCGAAACACGCTATCTGCTGGGTGTTGCTCTCAGAATAGTTCGTGACCGCGCTACGGCAGAGGATGTGCTTCACGACGCTTTTGTGTCAATCTGGGAGCGTGCATCGAGCTTCGACGCCAGCCGTGGTGCTGGCCGAGGCTGGATTTACAGCATCGTAAGACATGCTGCACTGAATCGAGTGCGCGATAGCGCGCGAGAGACCATGTTGGATGAACCAGCTACAGCGCACCTGGATGCACAAGCGGCTTTTGCGGCCTGGCAGGAAAGTGGTGATGAGGTTGCACGACAGGCCTCACTTGGCCGTCTGGGGCATTGCCTTGATGGCTTGGAGCCAGCGCGCCGCGCCTGCCTGTTGCACGCCTATGTGGACGGCTGCAGCCATAGCGAAATTGCCGAGCGGGTCAAAGCCCCCCTGGGCACAGTCAAGGCCTGGATTCAGCGAGGACTGCGGGCACTGCGGGAATGCATGCAATGA
- a CDS encoding anti-sigma factor domain-containing protein, which produces MSSETQQPQPPDDLHTQAGEYVLGTLDAGQRRSIEARLPYEPALRAAVDEWEQRLLPLTTLAEPVEPGASLWQRIAASIAPTSRPRGVPARVRWWQWDSLALWRGLTGTGFAAAAVLAAVLVAREAPSPAAPRYFVVLAAPQSQSPGWLVQAQTEGRLRLVPLGTDNVPAEKSLQFWTKADGWSAPVSLGLVKPGEAIEVPVDKLPPLQPNQLFELTLEPYGGSPIGRPTGPIQFIGRAVQI; this is translated from the coding sequence ATGAGCAGCGAAACCCAACAACCACAACCTCCAGACGACCTGCATACACAGGCCGGAGAGTATGTATTGGGCACACTCGATGCAGGCCAGCGTCGCTCTATTGAAGCGCGCCTTCCCTACGAGCCCGCCCTGCGCGCAGCTGTGGACGAATGGGAGCAGCGCTTGTTGCCGCTGACCACGCTAGCCGAGCCTGTGGAGCCAGGAGCCAGCCTCTGGCAGCGGATCGCCGCAAGCATCGCGCCAACGAGTCGCCCTCGAGGCGTGCCAGCTCGAGTACGCTGGTGGCAATGGGACAGCCTCGCTCTATGGCGCGGACTGACAGGCACTGGCTTCGCGGCTGCCGCAGTGCTAGCGGCAGTCCTTGTAGCGCGCGAGGCTCCTTCTCCGGCTGCACCACGCTATTTTGTGGTGCTGGCAGCACCTCAAAGTCAGTCCCCTGGCTGGCTCGTGCAGGCCCAGACAGAAGGCAGACTGCGCCTGGTGCCACTAGGCACCGATAACGTTCCCGCGGAAAAATCCCTGCAATTCTGGACCAAGGCTGATGGCTGGAGCGCTCCAGTATCGCTTGGCCTCGTAAAGCCAGGCGAGGCCATAGAGGTTCCAGTGGACAAGCTCCCCCCCCTACAGCCCAATCAATTGTTTGAGCTGACCCTGGAACCCTATGGCGGCTCCCCGATTGGGCGACCCACTGGCCCCATCCAGTTCATTGGCCGAGCCGTCCAGATCTAG